The following coding sequences are from one Sylvia atricapilla isolate bSylAtr1 chromosome 15, bSylAtr1.pri, whole genome shotgun sequence window:
- the TMC7 gene encoding transmembrane channel-like protein 7 produces MAERRTTRDSQQADTEHLSRLEKWRRTSSKSLKKALSEVKGLSSYLVLWRHDIHNIEGKFGTGIQSYFSFLRFLVLLNFIIFILMFSFVTLPTIISEYGIFNSTIAYVSPKNIDNICTIYEPNGNKGLVYFYTYLKDLLSGTGFLEVTSLFYGYYLIDAVCISIMRYNLPLAYLLTTFAYLALSFLWIIKRSVEGFKHNLVHDADPFQSYCNKVFAGWDFCITDSNAARLKHRSLQYELQTDLQEEKLKQKIAERSMEEKLRIYSLRVFINIIVIAILSGCFYSIYRVTVFSQENSSDIDNANSQVNLLVQYLPSMVITLANFIGPLIFSFVIRFEDYTPAFEIKLTLLRCVFVRLANIGVLLFSLWSQISDCGSDKCKPCGYNYKLYPCWESDVGQEMYKLMIFDFIVILAVALFVDFPRKLLVTHCSWKLVQWFGHKEFEISDNVLEIIYGQTICWIGTFFSPLLPAIATVKYFIIFYVKKIVLIHTRKPAARPIRASSSNFFFLVVLLIGLLLAFIPLGVSIARIPSSKACGPFRSFNTSWEVIPDTILQFPTGLQQVLFGMTSEAFAVPFFVILCIIMFYVIALDRAHKRVVEQLREQLVLASRDKMFLIRKIADAQRNP; encoded by the exons ATGGCGGAGAGGAGGACAACAAG GGACTCTCAGCAGGCTGATACAGAACATTTGTCTAGATTGGAGAAGTGGAGAAGAACTAGCAgtaaatcactgaaaaaagcACTCAGTGAAGTCAAGGGCTTGTCATCTTACCTGGTACTTTGGCGACATGATATTCACAACATAGAAG GGAAATTTGGTACTGGCATCCAGTCCTACTTCTCCTTCCTGCGCTTTCTGGTCCTACTGAACTTTATAATTTTTATCCTGATGTTCAGTTTTGTTACTCTTCCCACCATAATTTCTGAATATGGAATATTCAACAGTACCATTGCTTATGTTTCTCCAAAGAACATAG ACAATATCTGCACAATTTATGAACCTAATGGCAATAAGGGACTTGTTTACTTCTATACTTACCTCAAAGATTTGCTCAGTGGCACT GGATTCCTTGAAGTGACAAGTTTGTTTTATGGCTATTACTTAATAGATGCTGTATGCATCAGTATCATGAGGTACAACTTGCCACTCGCATACCTGCTGACTACTTTTGCCTACCTTGCCTTAAGTTTCCTCTGGATAATAAAGAG ATCTGTGGAAGGCTTTAAGCACAACTTAGTGCATGATGCAGATCCCTTCCAGAGTTACTGTAACAAAGTCTTTGCAGGCTGGGACTTCTGCATTACAGATTCAAATGCAGCCCGGCTGAAACATCGCAGCTTGCAGTATGAGCTCCAG aCGGACttgcaggaagaaaaactgaagcaaaaaataGCTGAGAGGAGCATGGAAGAAAAGCTACGCATCTACTCTCTGAgagtatttataaatataattgtCATTGCCATTTTATCAGGATGTTTTTACTCTATTTATAGAGTAACTGTCTTCTCGCAAGAAAACTCCAGT GACATTGACAATGCGAACTCCCAGGTCAATCTCTTAGTGCAGTATTTGCCTTCCATGGTGATCACACTGGCCAACTTCATTGGTCCTCTAATCTTCTCATTTGTGATCAGATTTGAAGACTATACGCCAGCCTTTGAAATCAAGCTGACACTCTTGAG ATGTGTCTTCGTGAGGCTGGCCAATATTGGCGTTCTGTTGTTCTCACTGTGGAGTCAGATCTCCGACTGTGGCAGTGACAAGTGTAAACCCTGTGGATACAATTACAAACTCTATCCT TGCTGGGAATCTGATGTTGGGCAAGAAATGTACAAACTGATGATATTTGATTTTATTGTAATTCTTGCTGTGGCCCTCTTTGTGGACTTCCCCAGAAA GTTGTTAGTTACTCATTGTTCTTGGAAGCTAGTTCAGTGGTTTGGACATAAGGAATTTGAAATTTCTGACAATGTCCTGGAAATCATTTATGGGCAGACTATTTGCTGGATTGGAACCTTCTTTTCACCACTTCTCCCTGCAATAGCAACTGTAAAATACTTCATCATCTTCTATGTTAAAAAG ATTGTTTTGATACACACACGCAAACCTGCAGCAAGGCCTATAAGGGCATCAAGTTCCaactttttcttcctggtgGTGCTGTTGATTGGGCTCCTCTTGGCTTTTATTCCTCTGGGAGTCAGCATAGCACG TATCCCTTCTTCCAAGGCATGTGGGCCATTCAGAAGTTTTAACACTTCATGGGAAGTTATTCCAGATACAATACTTCAGTTTCCAACAGGTCTGCAGCAGGTCCTTTTTGGCATGACATCAGAAGCCTTTGCAGTACCTTTTTTTGTGATCCTTTG
- the TMC5 gene encoding transmembrane channel-like protein 5 produces the protein MSYHYNEAFENPDYHFSETLEIDRRGSSQRNPFSHQTPYDSSLHGSYGEHRGREQNYPVAIPMSSLGPASGYSQDLPSTSLYGNSTDNLSFEPEPELTHTPHSTFHLLDYPYAHGISSGSEDSFIRRRNRRPPDETFMTSSSMFETDPECSEEEDLIGSLACMSTKERIKAIQKMPKTMKKKREIRNKVLKEMSKKSKRRGAQPSCCTQCLQGAAVSFRRFGNTLSEYFHQLRVWHKTLKIIGAEFGTSVLSYFVFLKWLLNFNIFSFLINFSFITIPQFLAAEPNNLSFTGLELFTGAGYFQQTVLYYGFYTNATISKIENGLSYNIQLAYIFTVGIYFVICFLILLFSMAKFFSRNFINLQSFSVNASKLLCTWDFNITNEKAVKLKQKNLHTQIKEDLTEVNKEVLHFSVMERVLRIAVHLIVWVASLGTAVAACTGVYFLSINNLELFMKGYRNDLESQAAMLVLPVIVSLLNTLIPFFFSWLGHLEKFQTPGQHIYVTITRNIILKMSILGILCYYWLNIVATSESQCWETLVGQDIYRLVLVDFIFCLFGSFFGEFLRRIIGTTVCMRLGLPEFDIGRNVLDLIYAQTLTWIGILFSPLLPGIQTIAFFIVFFVKKVSLMRNCQPPRKVWRTAQMMTSFILLLFCPSFLGVLSVIGVTVWRVKPSEECGPFRGLSSMYAAVAEWIQILESYTASKWVVWIYHNLITSELFFFILSTFVLIVTYLYWKIIEGRKTMIKLLHKQITNEGKDKVFLLKRLQGQQRAKQRSSALGGRGQQRSSSSCQPSRQPAQEVPAYSGREFDRNQNPSYNEHPFSAEISGGGDFLPGREPGVSRAVALALRARGVALGEDGGARGGLQP, from the exons ATGTCTTATCATTACAATGAAGCCTTTGAAAATCCAGACTACCACTTCTCAGAGACATTGGAAATTGATAGAAG GGGGAGTTCTCAAAGGAATCCATTCTCTCACCAAACTCCTTATGATTCATCTCTGCATGGTTCCTATGGAGAGcacagagggagggagcagaaCTACCCTGTGGCCATCCCAATGTCCTCCCTGGGACCTGCCTCTGGCTACAGCCAGGATTTGCCCAGCACAAGTCTATATGGGAATTCCACAG ACAATCTTTCCTTTGAGCCTGAGCCAGAACTGACTCACACCCCACATTCTACCTTCCATCTTCTGGATTATCCCTACGCTCATGGAATTTCCAGTGGATCAGAAG ACAGCTTCATTCGGAGACGCAACAGAAGACCCCCTGATGAGACCTTCATGACCTCTTCCAGCATGTTTGAAACAGATCCAGAGTGCAGTGAAG AGGAAGATTTAATTGGAAGTCTTGCGTGTATGTCCACCAAAGAAAGGATTAAAGCAATCCAGAAGATGCCAAAGaccatgaaaaaaaagagagagatcag AAATAAGGTTCTtaaagaaatgtcaaaaaaatcaaagcGCCGTGGTGCTCAACCTTCCTGCTGTACCcagtgtctgcagggagcagcagtg tcATTTCGGAGGTTTGGAAATACcctttcagaatattttcaccAACTGCGGGTATGGCACAAGACTCTGAAGATCATTGGTGCTGAGTTTGGAACAAGTGTTCTttcttactttgttttcttgaagTGGCTGCTAAATTTTAACATCTTCTCATTCCTCATAAACTTCAGTTTCATCACAATTCCTCAGTTTCTTGCAGCAGAACCAAATAACCTTTCATTCACGGGCCTGGAGCTGTTCACTGGAGCT GGTTATTTTCAACAAACAGTGCTCTACTATGGCTTTTACACCAATGCTACAATCAGTAAAATAGAGAATGGTCTCTCTTACAACATACAACTGGCCTACATTTTCACTGTTGGGATATATTTTGTCATCTGTTTTCTTATCTTGTTGTTCAG CATGGCAAAATTCTTCTCCAGGAACTTCATTAACCTTCAGTCATTCTCTGTGAATGCCAGCAAGCTGCTTTGCACTTGGGACTTCAATATAACCAATGAGAAAGCTGTGAAGCTGAAACAAAAGAATCTTCACACACAAATAAAG GAAGACCTCACTGAAGTAAACAAAGAAGTTCTACATTTTTCTGTGATGGAGAGAGTTCTTCGTATTGCTGTTCACCTTATTGTTTGGGTTGCTTCCCTGGGAACAGCAGTAGCTGCTTGTACTGGTGTTTACTTCCTCTCCATTAACAACCTCGAG cTGTTTATGAAAGGATATAGAAATGATCTAGAGAGCCAAGCTGCCATGTTGGTGCTACCTGTGATTGTATCTCTCCTCAATACATTGATCCCATTCTTCTTCTCCTGGCTTGGGCACCTGGAGAAGTTTCAGACTCCTGGACAGCACATATATGTCACTATTACCAG GAATATTATCCTGAAAATGTCAATTCTTGGAATACTGTGCTACTACTGGCTTAACATCGTGGCTACCTCAGAGTCACAG TGCTGGGAAACTTTGGTTGGCCAAGATATCTATCGTCTTGTTCTAGTTGACttcatattttgtttgtttggctctTTCTTTGGGGAGTTTTTACGAAG AATTATTGGAACTACAGTCTGCatgaggctggggctgccagaaTTTGACATTGGACGAAATGTTTTAGATTTGATCTATGCACAGACTTTGACCTG GATTGGTATCCTGTTCTCTCCCCTGTTGCCTGGTATCCAGACAATAGCGttttttatagtattttttgtgaaaaag GTCAGTCTGATGAGGAATTGCCAGCCCCCTCGCAAAGTCTGGAGAACTGCTCAAATGATGACATCCTTCATTCTCCTGCTGttttgtccttccttccttggaGTCCTGTCTGTCATTGGAGTCACTGTCTGGAG GGTAAAACCCTCAGAAGAATGTGGTCCTTTCAGAGGTTTGTCTTCAATGTATGCTGCAGTTGCTGAGTGGATACAAATACTCGAAAGTTACACGGCCTCCAAATGGGTAGTGTGGATCTACCATAACTTAATTACAAGTGaacttttcttcttcatcctctctACTTTTGTACT aattGTTACTTATCTTTACTGGAAAATAATAGAAGGAAGAAAGACCATGATCAAACTCTTACATAAGCAAATTACTAAT gaaggaaaagataaaGTGTTTCTACTCAAAAGGCTACAGGGACAGCAAAGGGCAAAACAAAGGTCATCTGCACTGGGAGGAAGAGGCCAGCAG AGAAGCTCCTCTTCATGCCAGCCATCCAGGCAACCTGCCCAGGAGGTGCCAGCCTACTCAGGAAGGGAATTTGACAGAAACCAAAACCCATCCTACAATGAG catcCCTTTTCTGCTGAGATCTCGGGCGGCGGTGACTTTCTACCAG GCCGGGAGCCCGGCGTGTCCCGGGCCGTGGCGCTCGCCCTGCGCGCCCGAGGAGTGGCGCTGGGGGAGGACGGCGGTGCCCGTGGAGGACTCCAGCCCTGA